A stretch of Ipomoea triloba cultivar NCNSP0323 chromosome 13, ASM357664v1 DNA encodes these proteins:
- the LOC116002272 gene encoding probable protein phosphatase 2C 35 isoform X2, with translation MGCIHGKCCCKHPKSSDGDNRENLGKKHISAVCSSCVAHVPSENLKLECSVLTQRGFYPESPEKENQDCYCVNTQLLDNPNVHFFGVFDGHGQFGTECSVFVKDRLVEIMSNDPTLLDDPVKAYNSAFLTTNEELHNSSIDDSMSGTTAITALLVGNMLYVANVGDSRAVLAVKEGNRVVARNLSSDQTPFRNDECNRVKLCGARVLSVDQVEGLKDPEIQSWGDEEKDGSDPPRLWFQNGMYPGTAFTRSIGDSIAEKIGVVATPEVSTVQLNANHPFFVVASDGVFEFLSSQTVVDMVSKYPDPKDACSAIAAKSYKRWLQHETRTDDITIIIVYIKDLFHVLEPLTAVKEMEKGKWCLKYFTLLRDRKLLHR, from the exons ATGGGATGTATTCATGGGAAATGTTGTTGTAAACACCCTAAATCTTCAGATGGGGATAACAGGGAAAATTTGGGTAAAAAACATATTTCTGCAGTTTGTTCATCATGTGTTGCTCATGTGCCTTCTGAGAACTTGAAGTTAGAGTGTTCTGTTCTTACACAGCGCGGTTTTTACCCCGAATCCCCTGAGAAGGAAAATCAAGATTGCTATTGTGTTAACACGCAGCTACTGGATAATCCAAATGTGCATTTCTTTGGTGTGTTTGATGGGCATGGGCAGTTTGGTACAGAATGCTCGGTCTTTGTTAAGGATAGGTTAGTGGAGATTATGTCAAATGATCCTACATTGTTGGATGATCCTGTCAAGGCTTACAATTCTGCGTTTTTAACGACTAACGAGGAGCTTCACAATAGCAGTATAGATGATTCTATGAGCGGGACAACTGCTATAACGGCTCTACTTGTTGGGAACATGTTGTATGTTGCAAACGTAGGTGATTCACGGGCGGTGCTAGCTGTTAAGGAAGGGAATAGAGTTGTGGCTAGAAACTTGTCCTCTGACCAGACTCCTTTCAGGAACGACGAATGCAACAGAGTGAAGCTTTGCGGGGCTAGAGTTCTGAGTGTCGATCAAGTAGAGGGACTTAAGGATCCAGAAATTCAGTCATGGGGTGATGAGGAGAAGGACGGCAGTGATCCACCTAGGTTGTGGTTTCAAAACGGGATGTATCCCGGGACTGCCTTTACACGGAGCATTGGGGATAGTATAGCAGAGAAAATTGGCGTTGTTGCTACTCCCGAGGTATCAACAGTACAGCTAAACGCTAATCATCCCTTTTTTGTAGTTGCAAGTGATGGCGTCTTTGAGTTCCTCTCCAGCCAAACCGTGGTGGACATG GTAAGCAAATACCCAGATCCAAAAGATGCATGCTCAGCAATCGCTGCAAAATCATACAAAAGATGGCTACAGCATGAAACCCGAACAGATGATATAACAATCATCATCGTATATATTAAAGACTTATTCCAT GTGTTAGAACCACTGACTGCTGTGAAGGAAATGGAGAAGGGGAAATGGTGTCTGAAGTATTTTACACTCCTCCGGGATCGGAAGCTTCTCCACCGGTGA
- the LOC116002272 gene encoding probable protein phosphatase 2C 35 isoform X1, protein MGCIHGKCCCKHPKSSDGDNRENLGKKHISAVCSSCVAHVPSENLKLECSVLTQRGFYPESPEKENQDCYCVNTQLLDNPNVHFFGVFDGHGQFGTECSVFVKDRLVEIMSNDPTLLDDPVKAYNSAFLTTNEELHNSSIDDSMSGTTAITALLVGNMLYVANVGDSRAVLAVKEGNRVVARNLSSDQTPFRNDECNRVKLCGARVLSVDQVEGLKDPEIQSWGDEEKDGSDPPRLWFQNGMYPGTAFTRSIGDSIAEKIGVVATPEVSTVQLNANHPFFVVASDGVFEFLSSQTVVDMVSKYPDPKDACSAIAAKSYKRWLQHETRTDDITIIIVYIKDLFHSGVRTTDCCEGNGEGEMVSEVFYTPPGSEASPPVRSGISELQSYHPTVSLYQSSQTVIP, encoded by the exons ATGGGATGTATTCATGGGAAATGTTGTTGTAAACACCCTAAATCTTCAGATGGGGATAACAGGGAAAATTTGGGTAAAAAACATATTTCTGCAGTTTGTTCATCATGTGTTGCTCATGTGCCTTCTGAGAACTTGAAGTTAGAGTGTTCTGTTCTTACACAGCGCGGTTTTTACCCCGAATCCCCTGAGAAGGAAAATCAAGATTGCTATTGTGTTAACACGCAGCTACTGGATAATCCAAATGTGCATTTCTTTGGTGTGTTTGATGGGCATGGGCAGTTTGGTACAGAATGCTCGGTCTTTGTTAAGGATAGGTTAGTGGAGATTATGTCAAATGATCCTACATTGTTGGATGATCCTGTCAAGGCTTACAATTCTGCGTTTTTAACGACTAACGAGGAGCTTCACAATAGCAGTATAGATGATTCTATGAGCGGGACAACTGCTATAACGGCTCTACTTGTTGGGAACATGTTGTATGTTGCAAACGTAGGTGATTCACGGGCGGTGCTAGCTGTTAAGGAAGGGAATAGAGTTGTGGCTAGAAACTTGTCCTCTGACCAGACTCCTTTCAGGAACGACGAATGCAACAGAGTGAAGCTTTGCGGGGCTAGAGTTCTGAGTGTCGATCAAGTAGAGGGACTTAAGGATCCAGAAATTCAGTCATGGGGTGATGAGGAGAAGGACGGCAGTGATCCACCTAGGTTGTGGTTTCAAAACGGGATGTATCCCGGGACTGCCTTTACACGGAGCATTGGGGATAGTATAGCAGAGAAAATTGGCGTTGTTGCTACTCCCGAGGTATCAACAGTACAGCTAAACGCTAATCATCCCTTTTTTGTAGTTGCAAGTGATGGCGTCTTTGAGTTCCTCTCCAGCCAAACCGTGGTGGACATG GTAAGCAAATACCCAGATCCAAAAGATGCATGCTCAGCAATCGCTGCAAAATCATACAAAAGATGGCTACAGCATGAAACCCGAACAGATGATATAACAATCATCATCGTATATATTAAAGACTTATTCCAT TCAGGTGTTAGAACCACTGACTGCTGTGAAGGAAATGGAGAAGGGGAAATGGTGTCTGAAGTATTTTACACTCCTCCGGGATCGGAAGCTTCTCCACCGGTGAGAAGTGGTATCTCTGAACTGCAGTCTTATCATCCAACTGTATCGCTATATCAATCTTCACAAACCGTTATTCCATAG